CATTGAAGAAGCCCTGCTTAAAACATCTAAAGATGAGCGCGAAGCACTGCTCACGTTTGTGTTGGTAGGTGCCGGCCCTACCGGCGTTGAGCTTTCGGGCTCATTAGCCGAACTGCGAAACCATGTGCTGACCAAAGATTATCCCGAACTTAAAAAAGAGGATATGAAGGTTTACCTGGTAGATTTTTTGCCAAAGGTGCTGGGGCCATTCTCGGATCAAGCGTCAAATGCGGCCAAAGATTTCCTTACCAAAATGGGCGTAGAAGTATTGTTAGGTGTAAAGGTAGAAAGCTATGACGGTAAGGAGATAAAATTTGAGGGTGGCAAAACCATCCGCACCAAAAACGTGATCTGGAGCGCCGGGGTTATGGGCGTGGTACCCGAAGGCATCGAAAAAGGCAATATTGAACGTGGTAACAGGATAAAGGTTGACAACATTTGCCGCATGGTGGGTACCGAAAACATCTTCGCCATTGGCGATGTGGCAGCCATGATAACCGACGAAACCCCTAAAGGACATCCCGGTGTGGCACAGGTAGCTATACAAATGGGGGCGCATGTGGGCAAAACCATTATGCAGCTCATTAACCATGAGCCTACCACTCCGTTTAAATATTTCGACAAAGGATCGTTAGCTACCATTGGCCGCAACAAGGCCGTCGCCGATTTAGGTAAGATCAGGTTCCAGGGATTTTTTGCATGGCTGGTTTGGATGTTTGTGCACCTGATATCGCTTTTGGGTGGCCGTAACAAGGTAATTGTTTTCATCAACTGGGTATCCAGCTATATTAACTACAACGGCGGCACCAGGCTCATTATCCGCAAGTTTGAACGTGAAGGACTAACCAACGAACAGCATTTGCCGGAGACGGTAGATTAGTGAGTGGTGAATTGTGAGTGGTGAATGGGCGAGTTGATAATTATTAATAAAAGTTTTAAGCTTGCATATAAAAGGGCAAATTTAACAATCAATTAACTACTCACTGCTCACCATTCACAACTCACCAATCAATGACTATAAAAATAACTGAGTGCCCCCGCGATGCTATGCAGGGGATAGTGCATTTTATCCCTACCGATGTAAAGGCAGCTTATATCAACCTGCTCTTGCAGGTGGGCTTTGATACTATTGATTTCGGAAGTTTTGTGTCGGCAAAAGCCATTCCGCAATTACAGGACACTGCCGAGGTGTTAAGTAAATTAGATTTAAGCAATACACAGTCAAAACTATTGGCCATTATTGCCAATTACCGTGGTGCCGAGGAAGCTACAAAGCACCCGGAAATAACTTACCTGGGCTATCCGTTTTCAATTTCAGAAACATTTCAGCTACGCAATACCAATACTACCCTATCCCAGGCTTTCGACAATGTAAAACGGATGCAGGAATTATCCGTAGCCAGTAATAAAAAACTGCTTGTTTACCTATCTATGGGGTTTGGTAACCCCTACGGCGACGAATGGAACACCGGCATTATTCATGAATGGACAAAAAAACTGGTAAAAGAAGGAATTAATAACATAGCCCTGGCCGATACTATCGGCATTTCGGAAGCTGACCAGATCAGGAGCATTTATCCCGAACTCTGCCTGGCATTTCCAAATGCCGAATTCGGCATCCACCTGCACAGCACACCTGATACCTGGCAACCCAAAATAGAAGCTGCTTACCAAAGCGGCTGCAAAAGGTTTGACACTGCCATTAAAGGCTACGGCGGCTGCCCCATGGCCGCAGATGACCTTACAGGCAACATTGCTACCGAAAACCTAATAGGATACCTTGAAAGCAAAAAAGAGCCCACAGGGCTTAATATGGACAAATTCCGGGAAGCAATGGAATATTCGGGGAGGGTGTTCTTGTAGATGTGCAGATTTCAGATGTGCAGATGAAAAAGCGATGATTTTAGATGTTGGGCGTTGCCTGCGGCCCGGGTCATCCGCTCATACGTGCACATGGCCTTAGGCGCAGGCCTGTATCCGCTGCTACCCCTAACGCTTAATTTCCGAATCGCAAGAACATTTAGTATTTTCCGATATACAAATCTAACATCTGCACATTTGAAATCTGAAATCTGCACATCAGGCAACAGCCTTCGCCACTTTTGCCTTCACGGATTTATCAAAATTTTCCATCACCAATACTGCGGCGCCAATCAGTTCGGCATCAAAGCCGAGTTCGGATACCAGTAATTCGGTACCGGCAGATAAACGGGGGATACAGTATTTGTGCAGGGCCTGTTGTATGGGCGCCATCAATATTTTGGCAACTTTTGCTCCGCGGCCGCTTAGTACGATAATAGCCGGGTTCATGATATGGATAAGGATAGCCAGGGCCTTCCCTATTTTGTAACCGGCATCTGATAGCAATTCTATAGCAAACTGGTCGCCATTATTGGCAGCATCCAGCAGGGCATCGCCCATAAGTTTGGAGTGATCGTTGGTATTGTGTTTTAAACTGGTTATGCGGCCTTGCTGAATACCCTCGATGGCTTTACGGGCCACCACCAGCATTGATGCTTCGGCCTCCAGGCAACCGCGTTTACCGCACTCGCATAATGAGCCATCTTCCGATAGCGGGATATGGCTTAACTCCCCCGCAAAACCAGTGTGGCCGCGGAACAATTTCCCGTTCACGATCATCCCTAAACCAATACCCCAGCCCAGGTTAATTACCATTACTTCGGTTTGCGCCTTTGCTATACCAAACTTTTGCTCGGCAAGCGCTATCAGGCTCGAATCGTTATCAATATAGGTGGTAATACCGGTATGTTCGGTAAGGTAAGCGGTAAGGCTGCCGTTGGCGTCAAGGTAAGTATAATTAATGCCTTGGGTTACATTGATAAAGCCAGGCATACCGATACCGATGCCCGCAATTTTGCCCTTGGCTACACCCGATGTTTTGATATAGCTATTAATCTGGTTGGTAAGTATAGTTAGCGCATTGGGGTTGTTGAGCAGTTTGAGCTCAAAAGTAAGCATATCGGCCACGGGGCTATTTTGCAAATCGAACAACTGGATGCGTGCAGTAAGCTGATCGAGTGCCACGGCCAGTATATACATGGCATTGGCCTTAACAGAATACATGAGCGGGCGGCGGCCACCGCTTGAAGGGGCGTACCCATGCTCAACCACGAAGCCTTCATGCATCAGTTCATTGATGGCCTTGGCTATTGACGGAATGCTTTTATCAAACAAGTCGCTCAGTCCCGCACATGACATCGCTTTATTAAAATAAAGCCTTTTGATGATCATATTTTTAAGCTGACTGCCCTTCACACCTTTATTTTCGAGTTCCATTCAACAATATAAGAGTTAAAGTTTTTAAAAGGCTATGCCTAAGTAATTAAAGTTTATAAAATTATAAATAAAGTACAATATAACAACTGTATTTATTACGGTTTTTAACGGCTTGATTAATTGGGTAAAAGTAATGAATTGATAATAAATAAATTAATCCATGTGATTTGTAGGAATCACCGGTTTAAATGTCCGGTAAACAATGGTGTCATCATTAAAACGTTTAACCTGTATAAAAGTTCGCAGGTTTACGTCGTATTCGATGTTGAGCTGTCTGTCAGATGTCCAAATCAACCTGATAGCATTGGGGTTAAGCCAGGCCTTACCATGATCATTATCAACAGTAAAAATATTGCCCATTTCTTCTTTATCCAAATCATCGCCGGCATCTTTAACAGATACCTGTAATGAATTACCTGATGTGGCATTGCCGCCTTTCCAAAACAAGATGGCCTGTGTAGTTTTCGAGGGATTAATTGATTTTTTGACAAATGTGGCCGGGCCGGGCCCAAAAATCTGGAAACAACCTGAGATGGTAGCAAGCACAACAGCCCAAAAAATCAATCGTGTTTTTTTAAAATGTTGTTTAAAACGCATTACGAATTTATTGACTAATTGATTGATTAAATCGTGACCCTTATACCTGGCTTAAGGTAATAACCAAAAACGCCATCCGCTCCAGTACTCGTTGTATTGTTGCTCAAATCCGAGCATTTGGCCGGTTGGCGGTAAATCATGGTTTTCTGCATATGCATTGTATTGCTCATCGCTGTTAAAATCTTTTAGCTGTTTGGTGTTAAGGTTGTACACCATTACGCCATAATAGGTGGTGGCGCACAATTTGTCACCCCTCACCAAGTAATTTTTCACAGCCACCTGATTTTTTCCCTTCGGGCAAAAATAGGGCAGCAAATCGCCCGCCTGCATGGTCTCGCCGTATCCAAGCGGAATATTATCCGCATCGCCAAGGCCGTGATTGCCATAATAGGTAAATGAAAACACAAACAGCGATGCATAAACAATGTTAAACAGCCGGTTAAATGTTTGTTTACCAAACACGGGGTTAATTCCTTTTGCAGTCAAAAAAATCAAGTGCAATATCCCCAGCAAAACGCTGTAAATAAAACTCAGGATAGCTATTTTAAATAACTCGAAAATAAAGTGCCCCGCTGCTGCCATAACAATTGAATATTTATGCAATAATATTAAAAGTACTTTTAATTACAAAGTAAATTACATAATAGAGCTTAATTGGACTAATTGACCGATATACTCTATTTATATAGCAAATTGTTTTTGGTATTCAGCTTCCACATCCAGCATATCTACATTGTGGGGTTGCTAATTTACTTTAAGGATAAACTAAATTGATTTTAACTGTCGCAAAACGTACCGAGTTTGAAACGACCCTATCTAATTGCCAATATTCCAGGTTATAAATTTCGTTCATTTTAAAATTTACTTCTGCATAAACATCCAGCGCTGCCCTTCCAGATCGGCAGCGCGGTAACGGGTGCCGGGGTAACCTTCTTCCGGTACAGATAATATGGTAGCGCCGTTGCTTTTAGCGTGTTCATAATGCAGGGTTATGTCATCCACATAAACCAAAACTCCGTTAATAACGTAGGGCACCTCGTAAGCTTTGGCAGCTATAGCACAATTTTGCGCATGATGCTTTGGGCTTTGGTAATCTGGCGTGGGCTCGGCCATCATTACCAGGCTTTCGCCCATGGCTATTTCGCCATGACTCAGCCGGCCTTGCTCATCAGTCATGCGGGTTACCTCGGTAAAACCAAAAACCTTGCAAAGCCATTCCATTGCCGCTATGCCATCCTCGTAGGCCAGCATAGGTATAATTTGTTGGTTTGATGTGCTCATGATGCGCTGTTTAATGTTTAACAAATAATCTTGCAACGGCAAAATACCCAATATTGCAAACTACAATGATGAGGTAAGCCCAAAGCAGTTCGCGTTTATACAATTTTAACTGTTTGTGGTAAAAAACCAGCAATACAGCTGTTAGTACCAATAAATGGAACACAAAAAGGTAGTAGCTTTCTATAAACATTGCCCAGTAAGCAATTCCGGTTACATCTGCCTGCACCTTGTTTTTTGTCGCGAAATGGGAATCAGAGTGGTTACGCAAATAGGCCCTTAAAAAAAACAGCACTACCCTATCTAAAATATAGGTGCCGCTTACCAGCAATGATATAATAATAACCAGCGCATCAAATTTTATCTTACGGAAAATGATTACAGGCATGGTCAGTTATTTACAACCGCCTTATCGGGCTTTGAATACCAATCGTGCTGTATATTAGTCATCAACAGCGCATTATCAAACACAATAGTCCCTTTTGGAAAAATAGCTTCATCCTCAAAAAAGCTTGATGATACTTTGCTTACCTCAAGGGCTTCTACCTTCCACTTTTCTGTATGCAGCAACAAGCCTTCATATTTATCGCCATTTGGCGAATAGCCCATAGCCCCGGCCTTAAAAAAGTCGGATGCGGCATCTAAATCCTTAAAAACAGAATCTTTGTTAAAAGTATCAGCAATTTTAGCATCTACGCTAATAGTGGTACCATCCGAACTTTCAAAAGCTACATGATAGTTACTATTATGCTCATCAACATCAAATTTAGCGTGATAATGCCTGCCCGGAAATATCCTGCCACCAACAATAGTGTTGAAACGGGATGAAGTATCCCTCCGGGGAATGTAAACACCTTCTTTAATTTCACCATCTTCCTGCCATTCAACAGCAATGCGGTGCGCGCCGTTTTCGGAACCCACCCCAACAAAAGCGGGCATTCCTTTAGGCCTTACATCTTTTAACCGGATAAGGCAAATACCCACAATGGCTTTACCATTAACAATTTTAGGACTAAACGGGGCCGGAACTATTAATTTGGCAATATCAGGATCGACTGCAAAGTTAATCAATATGCGCCTGTCTATAATACCGGTAATAGTAGGTATTTTCATGTGAGGTTATTAAAAGCTATTCGGCAAAATCTTCCAGCACACCGTTATACTCGTCCCAGTCCGGGTCGGTATTGGCGGTAATACTGATTGGTAATTCATCAAAGCCTGCCAATGCCACGTTCAGGCGTTCGCCTGCTATATCAACATCAGTAGTATACCATGCCCACCATCGTTCATTTTCGCCGGTAAATGAAAACGCCAGGATAGTTTGATTATCCTCTTCCAAAATATCTGCAAGCGCTTCCTCAACCTGCTCCATCAGGTCAAGATCTATTTCGTGCGGCAGCAAAGTTTCATTGGGCGAATTATATGACCAAATCACATCCATCCGGTGGTTATAAAAACCGGTATCAATAAAATTTTGCAGGTAAGGCCTAAATTTTACAAAAACAGGCAAACCTCCGTCCGTCGAAAACTCGAGTGAGATCCATGAGTCGCCCAGGTATAAATCTTCAATCATATATCAATATTACAAAAAAGGTTTGCGATTATTAAACTTCGCAAACCTTTCATTTTATTTTTAAGCGCGGATTACCGGTCGAGCATAAGACTGTTTTTTCGGTTAAAAACCCCGTTTAGGTTAAAAATATTAACCACCGGTTGTGTACACCCCGTACCAGGGTGTTTCACCCCGTACCGGTACACACACTTTAATGCTAAAAACTGCCTCATCCCATCCCTTCTCATCAGTCAGCCGCCCGCATTTAAACGCGCCACACCTTGCACTAAAATGAGATTTTAGTAAGACCCGGGAGTCGGAAAGAACTAATGTCAAATCAGCGAAATCGAAATTTATTGTTCGCAAGTCTTTCACTAATTGGTTATTTAAAGTCGTTTACTTTACCTCAAATTCTTTTTTCAGCTTAATATCTTCCGATGAACTGCCTATCATCACCATAAATTTGCCTGGTTCAACTGTCCAGTTCATATTTTTATCCAGCAGGGCCAGGTCATCGGGGTGCAGGGTAAACTGTACCGTTCTTTTTTCGCCGGGTTTAAGATTTACACGTTCAAAACCGCGCAAATCATACTCGTAGGTGGTTACACTGCTTACTTCGTCTTTCAGGTATAGTTGTACCACATCGTCGCCGGCGCGGGCGCCTGTGTTGGTTACATCCACGCTTACCTGTACATCGCCCTGGGAATTCTCCTGCTCAGGCGATACTACCAGGTTGCTGTATTCAAATGTGGTATAACTTAAGCCATAACCAAATGGATACAAAGCGCCGTTTACACTGGTTTTACCCCAGCTGTTGGGACCGCCCTGCCCTGCCTGGGCATTGGGCTTAAACGGAAAGTTGAATTCAATTTGCCCTGTGGTTTTTGGGAAAGTGATGGGCAGCTTACCACCCGGGTTATTATCACCAAACAACGTTTCGGTTATTACCTGCCCGCTTTGCACACTCGGGAACCAGGCCTCTAAAATAGCCGGCACATATTTATTTTCCCAGTTGATGGTAAGCGGCTGCCCATTTATCATTACCATAACCACGGGCTTGCCGGTAGCCTGTAAGGCCTGTATCAGCTTCAATTGCCTGCCGGGAAGGTTTAAGCCGGTGCGCGATAGGCTTTCGCCTACCCTATCTACATCTTCGCCTACAACGGCTATAACTACATCCACATTTTTGGCCTGGTTTACGGCGTTATCAATTTCTATTTGTTCCTGATGAGTAAGCGGCGTTTCAATAATCTCGCTCTCGGGCCAGGTGGCATCTATCATGTCGCAACCTTTGGCATATACAATTACACCATCGTTGCCCATATAATTGACCAGCCCATCGTAAACACTGGTAACCGGGTTATGCGAGGGGCCGTAACGGCTGATGGCATAATTGGTTTCTTTAGCCAATGGGCCGGTAACTAATATCCGGGGATATCTCTTTTTATCCAAAGGCAGCAAGCCGCCTTCATTTTTCAACAACACCATCGATTCGCGGTTCATTTTGAGCGACATGGCGGCGTCATCGGTGGTATGTACAACTTTATCGGCAGCCTTCGGGTCTTTAACATACGGGCTATCAAACAAACCAAGGCGGAATTTTACACGCAACACATCCCCCACCCGCGAGTCTATTACCTTCATCGAAATCTTGTTTTCTTTAATCAGCTCGCGCAGCGGCAAAATAAAGGTTTGCGGCATGGTAAAATTGGTGCGCACATTAAGGCCCGCCTCAACCGCCTGCCTCACAGCTTCTTTATAATCGGCCGCTACATGGTGCTTAGAATAAAGGTATTCAACCGCTTCGCTATCGCTCACTACATAACCATTAAAGCCAAATTGCTGGCGCAGTAATTGTGTTAAAAAGTAGTAACTACCGGTTACAGGCACGCCATCCCAATCATTGTAACTACTCATTACCCCCATAGGGTGCGCTTCCTGGATAACCCGGCGAAAAGGGTATAAATAAACCTGGTGCATTTCCCTTGGTGCCACATGCGGATCGGTACGCGCTGCACCATCGCGGCCACCTTTGGGTACACTGTATACCGCGAAGTGTTTAAGGGTTGAGGCAACACCTTCCTCCTGTATACCCACAACCATTTGTTTGCCCATTTCGGCAATATGAAAGGGGTCTTCACCATAACACTCAACCACGCGGCCCCAGCGCTGGTCGCGGGCGGGGTCAAGTATGGGGGCATATACGTTGGTATAGCCCAAAGCTTTGGCTTCGCGGCCTACGGTTTGGCCTGCCTGGCGTACCAGTTGTTTATCAAAAGTACTGCCAATGCTGATAGGCGCCGGTAAAGGCGTGGCGCGGTCATGATTCAGGCCATGGATCCCTTCGTTGGTAAAATCAACCGGGATACCCATTCGGGTTTCTTCAACAAACCATTTTTGCACGGTATTAATTGCCGAAGCATGTTTGCTAAAGGGGAACGAATATTGCGTAGGCGCATCATCTGTATGCGATGTAAGGTTATTTAGTTCTTCATCTATATTGGCTATGCCATCCTTCCAGATCTCGTTTTTCCAGTTGGCGACAGGCATTTCCTCTTTGAGTACCCGTTTATAACCATATAGCGTGGCCATCTGGCATGTTTTTTCGTCAACGGTCATCTGGCTTAGTAAATCGGCAACGCGCTTATCAATGGTTTGAGATGGGTCTTCAAACACATCCATTTTACCATTTTTATTAAAGTCTATCCAGCCTTTATGATAAATATTTTTTTGTTGTGCTGATGCTGATAAGGTAAGCCCGGCAGCCATTGCCGTTACCACGCAAATGCGCGGCAGGTAATACTTTTTTCTCATGTAGATGAATTGCGGTTTGTATTTCAAATATAGGAGAATATAGTAATGCCGGGAATATATCACCAAGCTGTTACAATGCCCCCCGGCCCCCTGAAGGGGGAGTGTTCAATAGCATTAGTTAAGCAAACCAGAAGTACCGATAATATCGAATAATGAATTTTGAATCTCCAACACCGAAGTTTTCTTTCATTATTCGTTATTGGACATTCGGGGTTCGATATTTAAATGGTTCATAATTCTTCCATTTAATAACAATTGAGGGAGTGTATATAAGCTCCACAAATCACCTATAAGTTTTACTCCGCCTTCAGGGGGCCGGGGGGCTTAATGTCTTCCTAAAAAACGCTATAGCCAAACTATCCATCTTCAGGTGCACGGCATGCCTGTTAACAGTGTGATCATCGGCGAATAGCACAGGTGCTTCCTTTTTTACAGGTTCGATGGCTTCTGACAACATTACATAATGCCCGGTTTTGCCGGGGTTAATGTACAGCTGCGATCCTTTTATCAATTGGTGGTAATGGATGGCGTTAGTTTTTACGGGCGCTATAGTGTCGCTTTGCGAACCCACGATATAAACAGGACTGCTGATGTTTTTCACCTGCTGCCTTTTTACAAAACCAGGGCCCAGGGCCGGCGAAATAGAGAAAAATGCTTTGATACGCTTATCTTTCAGCGGAGGATAATGTTTTGATTCGGTTAACAGCGTGCTATCATCCAGCGATTTTACAAGGCCGGGATATTCGGGAATTTCGATTTCTTTACGGCCTGCGGTTTTATAGTAATTGCGCAGCACATCAAAATCAAATTCGCCGCCTGCGAGGGCTATTACCGTAAACCCTCCAAATGAAAAGCCGGCCGCCCCTATCCTGTCGGGATCTATTATTGCCTTAAAATCCCGGTCGTTCAATAGCGAGGTTAATGCAAAACTAATGTCCTGCGGGCGCTCCCAGGCCTTTAAAAACTCCAGCTTTATCTTGTTATCATAAGTATTGCCCCAATGATCTACAGCGGCCACAATAAAGCCGTTTTGCGCCAACGCGGCTGCCAGCCATTCTAGTGTTAACCTGCCGCCACCGGTGCCGTGCGACAGCATAATAACCGGCAACTTAACCGCAGGCAGTTTTCCGTTGCGCACGGTTTGCACACGGGTAAATGGCGAAAAGTATTTATCAGCCTGTTTTACCGAATCAGTAGTGGGGTACCAAACCTCGGTTGTTACCGGGCGGTTACGCTTTTGATCTTTAAACTGAAAAGTGCGCTGGCCAATATTGGTTTGCGCTAAAACGATATTACCTGATAGTAAAAATATAAAGGAGATTACAATTTGCCTGTACATAATTTTGATGGTTTAATAGTACAAATCAAGTGCTTATCGTTGTCAAAAAGATTGACAATTGTCAATAAATCAAATTGGTCAGTGGTCATTAGTCATTGGTTTGGTTAAGTGTGCCAAACTCATGTGAGGGTAGCGTTAGTGGAACTCGTGGGGTAATCTGGTTTAAGCCTTTGGCTTAAGTTCAGCTGAAAGCTGAAACTATGCGACCCACGAGCTGGAAGCTCGCGGG
The genomic region above belongs to Mucilaginibacter sp. KACC 22773 and contains:
- a CDS encoding NAD(P)/FAD-dependent oxidoreductase, producing MNTSDSSKFPLVVIVGGGFGGLQVAKKLADKPVDVLMLDKHNYHTFQPLLYQVAMGGLESESIAFSLRKNFSGQKNFRFRIAEVLKVNAENNTIDTTIGPIAYDYLVIATGSTTNFFGNHDIEKFSMPMKSIPEALNLRYSVLQNIEEALLKTSKDEREALLTFVLVGAGPTGVELSGSLAELRNHVLTKDYPELKKEDMKVYLVDFLPKVLGPFSDQASNAAKDFLTKMGVEVLLGVKVESYDGKEIKFEGGKTIRTKNVIWSAGVMGVVPEGIEKGNIERGNRIKVDNICRMVGTENIFAIGDVAAMITDETPKGHPGVAQVAIQMGAHVGKTIMQLINHEPTTPFKYFDKGSLATIGRNKAVADLGKIRFQGFFAWLVWMFVHLISLLGGRNKVIVFINWVSSYINYNGGTRLIIRKFEREGLTNEQHLPETVD
- a CDS encoding hydroxymethylglutaryl-CoA lyase; the encoded protein is MTIKITECPRDAMQGIVHFIPTDVKAAYINLLLQVGFDTIDFGSFVSAKAIPQLQDTAEVLSKLDLSNTQSKLLAIIANYRGAEEATKHPEITYLGYPFSISETFQLRNTNTTLSQAFDNVKRMQELSVASNKKLLVYLSMGFGNPYGDEWNTGIIHEWTKKLVKEGINNIALADTIGISEADQIRSIYPELCLAFPNAEFGIHLHSTPDTWQPKIEAAYQSGCKRFDTAIKGYGGCPMAADDLTGNIATENLIGYLESKKEPTGLNMDKFREAMEYSGRVFL
- a CDS encoding ROK family protein, which codes for MELENKGVKGSQLKNMIIKRLYFNKAMSCAGLSDLFDKSIPSIAKAINELMHEGFVVEHGYAPSSGGRRPLMYSVKANAMYILAVALDQLTARIQLFDLQNSPVADMLTFELKLLNNPNALTILTNQINSYIKTSGVAKGKIAGIGIGMPGFINVTQGINYTYLDANGSLTAYLTEHTGITTYIDNDSSLIALAEQKFGIAKAQTEVMVINLGWGIGLGMIVNGKLFRGHTGFAGELSHIPLSEDGSLCECGKRGCLEAEASMLVVARKAIEGIQQGRITSLKHNTNDHSKLMGDALLDAANNGDQFAIELLSDAGYKIGKALAILIHIMNPAIIVLSGRGAKVAKILMAPIQQALHKYCIPRLSAGTELLVSELGFDAELIGAAVLVMENFDKSVKAKVAKAVA
- a CDS encoding VOC family protein, with product MSTSNQQIIPMLAYEDGIAAMEWLCKVFGFTEVTRMTDEQGRLSHGEIAMGESLVMMAEPTPDYQSPKHHAQNCAIAAKAYEVPYVINGVLVYVDDITLHYEHAKSNGATILSVPEEGYPGTRYRAADLEGQRWMFMQK
- a CDS encoding DUF2071 domain-containing protein; the protein is MKIPTITGIIDRRILINFAVDPDIAKLIVPAPFSPKIVNGKAIVGICLIRLKDVRPKGMPAFVGVGSENGAHRIAVEWQEDGEIKEGVYIPRRDTSSRFNTIVGGRIFPGRHYHAKFDVDEHNSNYHVAFESSDGTTISVDAKIADTFNKDSVFKDLDAASDFFKAGAMGYSPNGDKYEGLLLHTEKWKVEALEVSKVSSSFFEDEAIFPKGTIVFDNALLMTNIQHDWYSKPDKAVVNN
- a CDS encoding DUF695 domain-containing protein, whose product is MIEDLYLGDSWISLEFSTDGGLPVFVKFRPYLQNFIDTGFYNHRMDVIWSYNSPNETLLPHEIDLDLMEQVEEALADILEEDNQTILAFSFTGENERWWAWYTTDVDIAGERLNVALAGFDELPISITANTDPDWDEYNGVLEDFAE
- a CDS encoding glycoside hydrolase family 3 N-terminal domain-containing protein, producing the protein MRKKYYLPRICVVTAMAAGLTLSASAQQKNIYHKGWIDFNKNGKMDVFEDPSQTIDKRVADLLSQMTVDEKTCQMATLYGYKRVLKEEMPVANWKNEIWKDGIANIDEELNNLTSHTDDAPTQYSFPFSKHASAINTVQKWFVEETRMGIPVDFTNEGIHGLNHDRATPLPAPISIGSTFDKQLVRQAGQTVGREAKALGYTNVYAPILDPARDQRWGRVVECYGEDPFHIAEMGKQMVVGIQEEGVASTLKHFAVYSVPKGGRDGAARTDPHVAPREMHQVYLYPFRRVIQEAHPMGVMSSYNDWDGVPVTGSYYFLTQLLRQQFGFNGYVVSDSEAVEYLYSKHHVAADYKEAVRQAVEAGLNVRTNFTMPQTFILPLRELIKENKISMKVIDSRVGDVLRVKFRLGLFDSPYVKDPKAADKVVHTTDDAAMSLKMNRESMVLLKNEGGLLPLDKKRYPRILVTGPLAKETNYAISRYGPSHNPVTSVYDGLVNYMGNDGVIVYAKGCDMIDATWPESEIIETPLTHQEQIEIDNAVNQAKNVDVVIAVVGEDVDRVGESLSRTGLNLPGRQLKLIQALQATGKPVVMVMINGQPLTINWENKYVPAILEAWFPSVQSGQVITETLFGDNNPGGKLPITFPKTTGQIEFNFPFKPNAQAGQGGPNSWGKTSVNGALYPFGYGLSYTTFEYSNLVVSPEQENSQGDVQVSVDVTNTGARAGDDVVQLYLKDEVSSVTTYEYDLRGFERVNLKPGEKRTVQFTLHPDDLALLDKNMNWTVEPGKFMVMIGSSSEDIKLKKEFEVK
- a CDS encoding alpha/beta hydrolase family protein, with protein sequence MYRQIVISFIFLLSGNIVLAQTNIGQRTFQFKDQKRNRPVTTEVWYPTTDSVKQADKYFSPFTRVQTVRNGKLPAVKLPVIMLSHGTGGGRLTLEWLAAALAQNGFIVAAVDHWGNTYDNKIKLEFLKAWERPQDISFALTSLLNDRDFKAIIDPDRIGAAGFSFGGFTVIALAGGEFDFDVLRNYYKTAGRKEIEIPEYPGLVKSLDDSTLLTESKHYPPLKDKRIKAFFSISPALGPGFVKRQQVKNISSPVYIVGSQSDTIAPVKTNAIHYHQLIKGSQLYINPGKTGHYVMLSEAIEPVKKEAPVLFADDHTVNRHAVHLKMDSLAIAFFRKTLSPPAP